One genomic segment of Ctenopharyngodon idella isolate HZGC_01 chromosome 7, HZGC01, whole genome shotgun sequence includes these proteins:
- the si:ch73-211e3.1 gene encoding trithorax group protein osa isoform X2, which produces MVPHLQDAPSAVPRQPQGSSYNLMLKNQLINKQIQQQQEKQRQMEQMNGGHITDCQQVAPFQGPGRPLPPECGGYPMGASQQSNSTMLSHSGPLTTNRMGLSSGSVSQMGSSVGGYMCSKGSKQPLCHPSQDFGMAMQPGQSMMGMGGPPRQPLHPAHSVTRPGMPCPNLPGGPVSTHHLRQALHQGGALPSRMMFPSQQQPTSQSQLWQHQQGVQPHMDPSNHQHPFPAGGAPPGCGGPQFPQRSGMAGMPANFPGSRPPPNQVAPGLVGRPDQKMPTAQPLSSMSQQSLRMRGPLSALAVMKPGGPSMMHPAHGMAPPSYQTASAGKHCSPQGYNPGHKLPSYDYTPQHHSNGAMTGGLQGPGGGGGADMDFIDTLVGNNEDWLNNLTMIDEYLEQNS; this is translated from the exons ATGGTGCCTCATCTTCAGGACGCTCCGTCAGCAGTGCCACGGCAGCCCCAGGGCAGCAGCTACAACCTGATGCTTAAGAATCAGCTAATAAACAAACAGATTCAACAACAACAA GAAAAGCAAAGGCAAATGGAGCAAATGAATGGAGGGCATATCACAgactgccaacaggtggcaccATTTCAAG GTCCAGGTCGACCTCTCCCTCCGGAGTGTGGTGGATATCCTATGGGGGCTTCTCAACAGTCGAATTCCACAATGCTCTCCCATAGCGGCCCTTTAACCACAAACCGAATGGGTCTTTCCTCCGGCTCAGTCTCCCAGATGGGCTCGTCGGTTGGAGGATACATGTGCAGCAAAGGTTCCAAACAACCCCTCTGCCACCCTTCTCAAGACTTCGGAATGGCGATGCAGCCGGGCCAGAGCATGATGGGAATGGGCGGCCCTCCACGTCAACCGCTACACCCGGCTCACAGTGTGACACGACCGGGAATGCCTTGTCCCAACCTACCTGGCGGTCCTGTGTCGACCCACCACCTGCGGCAGGCGCTGCACCAAGGCGGAGCTCTTCCGTCACGCATGATGTTCCCTTCCCAGCAGCAGCCCACGTCACAGTCCCAGCTCTGGCAGCACCAGCAAGGGGTGCAACCACATATGGACCCTTCGAACCACCAACATCCCTTCCCCGCCGGAGGAGCCCCACCTGGATGCGGGGGTCCTCAGTTTCCACAGCGATCCGGAATGGCAGGTATGCCAGCCAACTTCCCTGGTTCCCGTCCTCCTCCTAATCAAGTAGCCCCTGGTTTGGTTGGCAGACCAGACCAGAAGATGCCCACCGCCCAGCCTCTATCCTCCATGTCCCAACAGAGCCTCAGAATGCGAGGTCCGCTTTCCGCTCTCGCTGTTATGAAACCAGGAGGTCCATCCATGATGCACCCAGCTCATGGGATGGCTCCTCCTAGCTACCAGACTGCTTCCGCAGGCAAACACTGTTCACCGCAGGGCTACAACCCTGGACATAAGCTGCCCTCCTATGACTACACGCCACAGCATCACAGCAATGGGGCAATGACTGGAGGGCTGCAAGGACCCGGAGGAGGTGGCGGTGCGGACATGGACTTCATTGACACTCTGGTGGGCAACAATGAAGACTGGCTGAACAATCTCACCATGATTGATGAATACCTTGAGCAAAACTCATAG
- the mtm1 gene encoding myotubularin isoform X2 — protein MASAPIAPYNSSPLGNSSSQNASRESLKMEPLADVAVLPGEERVIDKDIIYICPFNAAVKGKVSITNYRLYFKNTDSETPVTLNVPLGVISRIEKMGGATSRGENSYGLEITCKDMRNLRFALKQEGHSRRDIFEILFKYAFPLSHGMLFAFLSQEKYEENGWNVYEPMEEYRRQGLPNSEWRVTFINKNYELCDTYPTILVVPYKATEEDLRRVATFRSRSRIPVLSWFHKENHAVIMRCSQPLVGMSGKRNKDDERYLDLIREANGTIKLTIYDARPNVNAVANKATGGGYEGDDAYQNAELVFLDIHNIHVMRESLKKLKDIVYPNVEESHWLSSLESTHWLEHIKLVLSGAIQVADKVSSGSSVVVHCSDGWDRTAQLTSLAMLMLDSYYRTLRGFQVLLEKEWIGFGHKFASRIGHGDKNHADQDRSPIFLQFIDCVWQMTKQFPTAFEFNERLLVVILDHLYSCRFGTFLYNCESARESNNVRMKTVSLWSWINSDTSLYINPFYTPESSRVLYPVASMRHLELWVTYYIRWNPRIQHQQQSPVEQRYKELLALRDQYLKKLEELQLSDSAPSSTHLTNSSTPNAATANQHITHLQTPF, from the exons ATGGCCTCGGCTCCTATAGCACCTTACAACTCCAGTCCTCTGGGGAACAGCTCCAGCCAAAAC GCGTCCAGAGAGAGCCTGAAGATGGAGCCGCTGGCAGATGTTGCCGTGCTGCCGGGAGAAGAGCGAGTGATcg ATAAAGACATCATCTATATCTGCCCCTTTAATGCTGCAGTCAAAGGAAAGGTTTCCATCACCAACTACAGACTCTACTTCAAGAACACTGACTCA GAGACACCAGTTACCCTGAACGTGCCCTTAGGTGTCATAAGCCGCATAGAGAAGATGGGCGGAGCCACCAGTCGAGGAGAGAACTCCTATGGGTTAGAAATCACCTGCAAG gACATGAGGAACCTGCGATTTGCTCTGAAGCAAGAAGGCCACAGTCGAAGAGACATCTTTGAGATTCTTTTCAAATATGCTTTCCCACTGTCTCATGGAATG CTCTTTGCCTTTCTGAGTCAGGAAAAGTATGAGGAGAATGGCTGGAATGTTTATGAGCCCATGGAAGAGTACAGGAGGCAG GGTCTACCCAATAGTGAGTGGAGGGTCACTTTCATCAATAAGAACTACGAGCTGTGTGACACTTATCCCACAATTCTTGTTGTTCCATACAAGGCCACAGAGGAAGATCTTAGAAGAGTCGCTACCTTCCGCTCCCGCAGCCGCATTCCG GTGTTGTCGTGGTTCCATAAAGAGAACCATGCTGTGATCATGCGGTGTAGCCAACCTTTGGTGGGCATGAGTGGCAAGCGCAACAAAGACGATGAACGTTATTTGGACCTCATCCGTGAGGCCAATGGCACTATCAAACTCACCATCTATGACGCCAGGCCTAACGTCAACGCTGTGGCAAACAAG GCCACGGGTGGGGGTTACGAGGGTGACGATGCATATCAGAACGCTGAGCTGGTCTTTCTAGACATCCATAATATCCATGTCATGAGAGAGTCACTGAAGAAGCTAAAGGACATTGTCTACCCCAATGTGGAGGAGTCTCATTGGCTCTCCAGCCTGGAGTCCACCCACTGGCTAGAGCATATtaag TTGGTGTTATCAGGGGCCATCCAGGTGGCTGATAAGGTGTCTTCTGGGAGCTCTGTGGTGGTGCACTGCAGTGATGGCTGGGACCGCACAGCTCAGCTCACCTCTTTGGCCATGCTGATGCTGGACTCCTACTACAGGACTCTCAGGGGCTTCCAGGTGCTGCTGGAGAAGGAATGGATCGGCTTCGGACACAAGTTCGCCTCA agaaTCGGCCATGGAGACAAAAACCATGCGGATCAGGACAGGTCCCCTATCTTTTTGCAATTTATTGACTGCGTGTGGCAAATGACTAAACAG TTCCCAACAGCGTTTGAGTTTAATGAACGTCTCCTGGTAGTAATCTTGGATCACCTGTACAGCTGCCGCTTTGGCACTTTCCTCTACAACTGTGAGAGCGCCCGTGAAAGCAAT AATGTTCGGATGAAGACGGTGTCTCTGTGGTCTTGGATCAACAGTGACACATCCTTGTATATAAACCCCTTCTACACACCAGAGTCAAGTCGTGTGCTTTACCCTGTAGCCAGCATGCGCCACCTAGAGCTGTGGGTGACTTATTACATCCGGTGGAACCCTCGCATACAACACCAG CAACAGAGTCCAGTGGAGCAGCGCTATAAGGAGCTACTGGCGTTGAGGGATCAGTACCTGAAGAAACTGGAGGAGCTACAGCTCTCAGACTCCGCCCCATCCTCCACTCACTTGACAAACAGCTCCACCCCCAATGCTGCCACGGCCAATCAGCACATCACACACTTACAGACACCGTTTTGA
- the mtm1 gene encoding myotubularin isoform X1, with product MASAPIAPYNSSPLGNSSSQNASRESLKMEPLADVAVLPGEERVIDKDIIYICPFNAAVKGKVSITNYRLYFKNTDSETPVTLNVPLGVISRIEKMGGATSRGENSYGLEITCKDMRNLRFALKQEGHSRRDIFEILFKYAFPLSHGMQLFAFLSQEKYEENGWNVYEPMEEYRRQGLPNSEWRVTFINKNYELCDTYPTILVVPYKATEEDLRRVATFRSRSRIPVLSWFHKENHAVIMRCSQPLVGMSGKRNKDDERYLDLIREANGTIKLTIYDARPNVNAVANKATGGGYEGDDAYQNAELVFLDIHNIHVMRESLKKLKDIVYPNVEESHWLSSLESTHWLEHIKLVLSGAIQVADKVSSGSSVVVHCSDGWDRTAQLTSLAMLMLDSYYRTLRGFQVLLEKEWIGFGHKFASRIGHGDKNHADQDRSPIFLQFIDCVWQMTKQFPTAFEFNERLLVVILDHLYSCRFGTFLYNCESARESNNVRMKTVSLWSWINSDTSLYINPFYTPESSRVLYPVASMRHLELWVTYYIRWNPRIQHQQQSPVEQRYKELLALRDQYLKKLEELQLSDSAPSSTHLTNSSTPNAATANQHITHLQTPF from the exons ATGGCCTCGGCTCCTATAGCACCTTACAACTCCAGTCCTCTGGGGAACAGCTCCAGCCAAAAC GCGTCCAGAGAGAGCCTGAAGATGGAGCCGCTGGCAGATGTTGCCGTGCTGCCGGGAGAAGAGCGAGTGATcg ATAAAGACATCATCTATATCTGCCCCTTTAATGCTGCAGTCAAAGGAAAGGTTTCCATCACCAACTACAGACTCTACTTCAAGAACACTGACTCA GAGACACCAGTTACCCTGAACGTGCCCTTAGGTGTCATAAGCCGCATAGAGAAGATGGGCGGAGCCACCAGTCGAGGAGAGAACTCCTATGGGTTAGAAATCACCTGCAAG gACATGAGGAACCTGCGATTTGCTCTGAAGCAAGAAGGCCACAGTCGAAGAGACATCTTTGAGATTCTTTTCAAATATGCTTTCCCACTGTCTCATGGAATG CAGCTCTTTGCCTTTCTGAGTCAGGAAAAGTATGAGGAGAATGGCTGGAATGTTTATGAGCCCATGGAAGAGTACAGGAGGCAG GGTCTACCCAATAGTGAGTGGAGGGTCACTTTCATCAATAAGAACTACGAGCTGTGTGACACTTATCCCACAATTCTTGTTGTTCCATACAAGGCCACAGAGGAAGATCTTAGAAGAGTCGCTACCTTCCGCTCCCGCAGCCGCATTCCG GTGTTGTCGTGGTTCCATAAAGAGAACCATGCTGTGATCATGCGGTGTAGCCAACCTTTGGTGGGCATGAGTGGCAAGCGCAACAAAGACGATGAACGTTATTTGGACCTCATCCGTGAGGCCAATGGCACTATCAAACTCACCATCTATGACGCCAGGCCTAACGTCAACGCTGTGGCAAACAAG GCCACGGGTGGGGGTTACGAGGGTGACGATGCATATCAGAACGCTGAGCTGGTCTTTCTAGACATCCATAATATCCATGTCATGAGAGAGTCACTGAAGAAGCTAAAGGACATTGTCTACCCCAATGTGGAGGAGTCTCATTGGCTCTCCAGCCTGGAGTCCACCCACTGGCTAGAGCATATtaag TTGGTGTTATCAGGGGCCATCCAGGTGGCTGATAAGGTGTCTTCTGGGAGCTCTGTGGTGGTGCACTGCAGTGATGGCTGGGACCGCACAGCTCAGCTCACCTCTTTGGCCATGCTGATGCTGGACTCCTACTACAGGACTCTCAGGGGCTTCCAGGTGCTGCTGGAGAAGGAATGGATCGGCTTCGGACACAAGTTCGCCTCA agaaTCGGCCATGGAGACAAAAACCATGCGGATCAGGACAGGTCCCCTATCTTTTTGCAATTTATTGACTGCGTGTGGCAAATGACTAAACAG TTCCCAACAGCGTTTGAGTTTAATGAACGTCTCCTGGTAGTAATCTTGGATCACCTGTACAGCTGCCGCTTTGGCACTTTCCTCTACAACTGTGAGAGCGCCCGTGAAAGCAAT AATGTTCGGATGAAGACGGTGTCTCTGTGGTCTTGGATCAACAGTGACACATCCTTGTATATAAACCCCTTCTACACACCAGAGTCAAGTCGTGTGCTTTACCCTGTAGCCAGCATGCGCCACCTAGAGCTGTGGGTGACTTATTACATCCGGTGGAACCCTCGCATACAACACCAG CAACAGAGTCCAGTGGAGCAGCGCTATAAGGAGCTACTGGCGTTGAGGGATCAGTACCTGAAGAAACTGGAGGAGCTACAGCTCTCAGACTCCGCCCCATCCTCCACTCACTTGACAAACAGCTCCACCCCCAATGCTGCCACGGCCAATCAGCACATCACACACTTACAGACACCGTTTTGA